Proteins encoded by one window of Vigna radiata var. radiata cultivar VC1973A chromosome 5, Vradiata_ver6, whole genome shotgun sequence:
- the LOC106760413 gene encoding pentatricopeptide repeat-containing protein At1g26900, mitochondrial-like produces MRSSRKKMKVTTDKLVSLLPGCTKILDVRAGESINSYVVMSHVEMDVALGTALFDMYAKCGKIDKIVVVSNSMDGKNLQSCTVMMKVLADHGRHKDVFSLFNHMEVRLQPDSLVFAVILSACSHTGLVCEGRRYFDRMVRMYGIKPSVEHYGCMVDLLGRSGLIQEAYDIIKGMPMVPNGVILRSFLAACRNHGWVPSLDADLLSELEHELGAAAIDPDGPILSADDLADQIA; encoded by the coding sequence ATGAGAAGCTCtaggaagaaaatgaaagtgacTACTGATAAATTGGTTAGCTTGCTTCCTGGTTGTACTAAAATCCTTGATGTCCGTGCTGGTGAGTCCATTAATTCCTACGTTGTAATGAGTCACGTGGAAATGGATGTTGCATTGGGAACAGCTTTGTTTGACATGTATGCTAAGTGTGGAAAAATTGACAAGATCGTTGTCGTTTCCAATTCAATGGATGGCAAGAATTTGCAGTCCTGCACTGTCATGATGAAGGTTCTTGCTGATCATGGGAGACATAAAGATGTTTTCTCTTTGTTTAACCATATGGAGGTGCGGCTGCAACCGGATAGTTTGGTTTTTGCTGTGATTCTCTCGGCCTGCAGCCACACTGGACTCGTTTGTGAAGGGAGAAGGTATTTTGATCGAATGGTGAGAATGTATGGCATAAAACCTAGTGTTGAACACTATGGATGCATGGTTGACTTGCTAGGAAGATCTGGCTTGATTCAAGAGGCATATGATATTATCAAGGGCATGCCTATGGTGCCGAATGGGGTTATATTGAGGAGTTTTCTGGCAGCTTGCAGGAATCACGGGTGGGTTCCTAGTTTGGATGCTGATCTTCTGTCTGAACTTGAGCATGAGTTGGGAGCTGCTGCCATTGATCCAGACGGTCCAATTCTTTCTGCTGACGACTTAGCTGATCAAATAGCCTAA
- the LOC106761946 gene encoding probable sugar phosphate/phosphate translocator At5g25400, which produces MGKGGSLSDGVVKKIVLSYTYVAIWIFLSFTVIVYNKYILDKKMYNWPFPISLTMIHMSFCATLAVLLVRVFRLVEPVSMSREVYLSSVVPIGALYSLSLWLSNSAYIYLSVSFIQMLKALMPVAVYSIGVLLRKESYKNDTMLNMLSISLGVGVAAYGEARFDAWGVLLQLGAVAFEATRLVMIQILLTSKGISLNPITSLYYVAPCCLVFLSVPWIFVEYPVLRDTSTFQFDFVVFGTNSFCAFALNLAVFLLVGKTSALTMNVAGVVKDWLLIAFSWSVIKDTVTPINLFGYGLAFLGVAYYNHSKLQALKAKEAQKKTAQADEEEGRLLEEREADGMGKRNDQQN; this is translated from the coding sequence ATGGGAAAAGGTGGATCTCTGAGCGATGGCGTTGTGAAGAAGATCGTGCTATCCTACACCTACGTTGCCATATGGATCTTCCTCAGTTTCACTGTAATCGTCTACAACAAGTACATCCTCGACAAGAAGATGTACAACTGGCCATTCCCCATCTCCCTCACCATGATCCACATGTCCTTCTGCGCCACCCTCGCCGTCCTCCTCGTCCGCGTCTTCCGCCTCGTNGAGCCAGTTTCAATGTCACGCGAGGTATACCTCTCCTCGGTCGTCCCCATCGGAGCCCTCTACTCCCTCTCCCTCTGGCTCTCCAACTCCGCCTACATCTACCTCTCCGTCTCCTTCATCCAGATGTTGAAGGCTCTAATGCCTGTCGCTGTATACTCCATCGGCGTCCTCCTCCGCAAAGAGTCCTACAAAAATGACACCATGCTCAACATGCTCTCCATCTCCCTCGGAGTAGGCGTCGCCGCTTACGGGGAAGCGCGTTTCGACGCCTGGGGCGTCCTCCTCCAACTGGGNGCGGTNGCCTTCGAGGCCACGCGCCTCGTCATGATCCAAATCCTCCTCACCTCCAAGGGGATCTCGCTCAACCCCATCACCTCGCTCTACTACGTCGCCCCCTGCTGCCTCGTCTTCCTCTCAGTCCCCTGGATCTTCGTCGAGTACCCTGTCCTCCGAGACACCTCCACCTTCCAGTTCGATTTCGTGGTCTTCGGGACCAACTCCTTCTGCGCCTTTGCGCTCAACCTCGCAGTCTTTCTCCTCGTCGGGAAGACCTCGGCGCTGACCATGAACGTTGCTGGCGTGGTGAAGGACTGGCTCCTGATTGCCTTCTCGTGGTCGGTTATCAAGGACACCGTGACGCCGATTAATTTGTTCGGTTACGGGCTGGCGTTCCTTGGAGTGGCGTATTACAACCACTCCAAGTTGCAGGCGCTGAAGGCCAAAGAGGCGCAGAAGAAGACCGCCCAAGCCGATGAGGAAGAAGGGAGGCTGCTTGAGGAGAGAGAGGCCGACGGAATGGGCAAGAGAAACGACCAGCAGAATTAA